A single region of the Papilio machaon chromosome 13, ilPapMach1.1, whole genome shotgun sequence genome encodes:
- the LOC106717879 gene encoding DNA-directed RNA polymerase II subunit Rpb4 translates to MSCPIQDVVEEDAADLQFPKEFENAETLLISEVDMLLEHRKAQNESAEEEQEFSEVFMKTLTYTNMFKKFKNKETIAAVRNLLQSKKLHKFEVASLANLCPETPEEAKALIPSLEGRFEDEELRILLDDIQTKRSIQY, encoded by the exons atgtCGTGCCCTATACAAGATGTTGTGGAAGAAGATGCAGCCGATTTGCAGTTTCCAAAAG aatTTGAAAATGCAGAAACTTTACTTATATCTGAAGTGGACATGTTGCTAGAACATAGGAAGGCACAAAATGAGTCAGCAGAAGAGGAACAGGAATTTTCAGAAGTGTTTATGAAGACATTAACATACaccaatatgtttaaaaaatttaaaaataaggaaaCAATAGCTGCTGttagaaa TCTCTTACAGTCCAAGAAATTGCACAAATTTGAAGTAGCGAGTTTAGCAAACTTATGTCCAGAAACACCGGAGGAAGCAAAGGCTTTAATTCCATCACTGGAAGGTAGATTTGAAGATGAAGAGTTACGGATTTTACTTGATGACATTCAAACCAAAAGaagtatacaatattaa
- the LOC106717880 gene encoding uncharacterized protein LOC106717880: MSKTPTKNSESVFFGPKELLTPNKDPTGIVKTVFTQISNIHRLLNQWFRVIEKGTEFVRLICALKLHEYRADYYPQQLKRLMEDLLEAKNVLKDIVESVDIINKQVQVLPKLHSTGLPVMNTWLAPHFASQVLTMYTSLCKEFKLKEVVTENIAHCRDEKLIEVYASAWEYTMYINMESVAYMFAEIGLSSIKKDVK, translated from the exons ATGTCTAAAACACCTACCAAAAACTCTGAGTCGGTGTTTTTTGGCCCGAAAg AACTGTTAACGCCAAATAAAGATCCGACGGGAATagtaaaaactgtttttacgcAAATATCTAACATACATAGGCTTTTAAATCAATGGTTTAGAGTTATTGAGAAAGGGACGGAATTCGTAAGATTAATATGtgcattaaaattacatgAGTATCGAGCGGACTATTACCCAcaacaattaaaaagattaatgGAGGATCTTTTAGAAgccaaaaatgtattaaaggaCATAGTTGAAA GTGTTGATATCATCAATAAGCAAGTTCAAGTATTACCAAAACTGCATTCAACAGGTTTGCCAGTAATGAACACATGGCTAGCTCCACACTTTGCATCTCAAGTGTTAACTATGTACACATCATTGTGTAAGGAATTTAAACTGAAAGAAGTTGTAACAG AAAACATTGCACACTGCAGAGATGAGAAATTAATTGAAGTGTATGCCAGCGCATGGGAATATAcgatgtatataaatatggaATCTGTCGCTTATATGTTTGCTGAAATTGGTTTGAgtagtattaaaaaagatgttaagtaa
- the LOC106717902 gene encoding protein FAM117B isoform X1, with amino-acid sequence MSGRVRKQSDCPVSKQGPMRATLPVSSVMKQSGGFKKNSGNSPTLSPTNVWRRISPDHALSGQRSPGAVNYKGKGRFGASVIRRTASLDTLYHKGQWSRDYYLHAGQLQVDKSTQTDEGGGASGRSSRGSEDDKLDRFLRSRLQRPHKTSASGDFSGNTMSPGFWSRFGTGGVPLRAARSSVEGLNQEIERIVLCPASGTQTPHLDRLRDKVTPEGHRAPLAELLRRSVNTQTPHDLCHTTHSSDPPSRGSLSSAGSAELLAAGGSVCSSPDLDGSKLGTSPQINRFLAREPPDGCEKVNLKAGEGAYTEAMMMKPSVAGFTLRPSLGSAFQPLQPAPTTPPSPPPTSSSPTH; translated from the exons ATGTCTGGTCGTGTTCGGAAACAATCGGACTGTCCAGTCAGCAAGCAGGGGCCGATGAGAGCGACCCTGCCCGTGTCTTCAGTAATGAAACAGAGTGGtggatttaagaaaaattctGGAAATAGTCCGACACTGTCACCCACAAATGTTTGGCGTCGAATATCACCTGATCATGCACTTTCTGGTCAACGCAGCCCTGGTGCTGTCAACTACAAAG gtAAAGGAAGGTTTGGTGCAAGTGTAATCAGGCGCACAGCATCCCTTGATACTCTCTATCACAAAGGACAATGGTCTAGAGACTATTATCTGCATGCTGGTCAACTACAAGTTGATAAATCAACTCAA ACCGATGAAGGTGGTGGAGCATCTGGCCGTTCATCACGGGGTTCGGAGGATGATAAACTGGATCGCTTTCTGCGCAGTCGTCTCCAGAGACCTCACAAGACTTCTGCATCTGGAGACTTCTCTGGAAACACAATGAGCCCCGGATTTT GGTCTCGGTTTGGAACTGGTGGTGTACCGCTTAGGGCAGCTCGTTCATCAGTTGAGGGATTAAATCAAGAGATTGAACGGATTGTTCTATGCCCGGCCAGCGGCACTCAGACTCCACATCTTGATCGGCTACGAGATAAG GTGACACCGGAGGGCCATCGAGCCCCACTCGCGGAATTACTACGACGCTCCGTTAATACACAGACCCCACATGATCTCTGTCACACGACACATTCCTCAG ATCCTCCATCGCGAGGGTCACTCTCCAGTGCGGGCTCCGCGGAGCTACTGGCAGCAG GTGGCAGTGTTTGCTCATCTCCTGATCTTGATGGATCCAAGCTCGGTACTTCTCCGCAGATTAATCGTTTCTTGGCTCGTGAACCTCCCGATGGTTGTGAgaag GTGAATCTGAAGGCTGGCGAGGGCGCGTACACGGAGGCGATGATGATGAAGCCGAGTGTGGCGGGCTTCACGCTGCGACCATCACTCGGCTCCGCCTTCCAGCCGCTGCAGCCCGCCCCAACCACGCCCCCCTCTCCGCCCCCCACCTCCTCCTCACCCACACACTGA
- the LOC106717901 gene encoding ubiquitin conjugation factor E4 A, with protein sequence MSDPNNPFAGLLGVSEVKPPNDNEYNGDNIPKQINFKKSQEDEDLETVNSMVENVFHFTINNKAIDGPSSDRQLVFLEELSQVIAPKIYIDLETLEQALFERLLLQNVETHVIPKTNRACKEHVVQSQVFPYLFSSLQNLQSYEQLNSATVQNALTKMRELIFRNAITALKQPALFEDQDFSLQLYQLLQHVDPQSHTFFEDLVKAFVAEGGEDCQKQLQDAMIPVLNRITLHVMKSNIINLPIYILPCVHLFASNPNLAPILMESCEPKDETIGRHFQNSVLGALLTLSVLPPKPNATFQFFDGPLDSAGTSMIENSIWNASSHLINNMHKIFLTLLKGGPQMRNRLLTWIGKCLKANVARGKLWNVQATEISGATLNCVSDGFMLNLGAVLLQLCQPFCSTPDDPKSLKIDPTYGAVPPEECAAKSVHLDCLHSETCLLPPREDENNQSIKRPTADTYNFVTECFFMTQKCIDLGVRVCAEKLWRFGQELGRTQRALSDVAPHLLETMRQRGHHLMTKFMSLRCALLEADMLTNLHRFQAMTCTWLVQVAARTDVQPAHAGYAPLTLVPIHMPLPAPPPDTLRCIPEFVLENIVVLISMARRTAGAITEEADVVGLLQPALTLVLAFMGDATRTYNPHLRARLAECLEAMLPNHPDDQVPLSNLASFSREQLFKENPHRLQLVPCLLDVFVGIEMTGQSVQFEQKFNYRRPMYLVMEFLWTMEEHRDAFTYLAREAEANMEAVHPPLFLRFVNLLMNDAIFLLDEALNNMAQIRTLQTMQVSGEWETLSVQEREQQLSNLSHIGMLARFDNILGRDTIRTLVRLTAHAPYVFCHPTLVDRIASMLNYFLLHLVGPNKKNFKVKDLKEYEFEPANTVMDICRMYVELGNNERFCAAVSDDGRCYSPQLFSLAETVLVRIGGGGLISSLQEVAGRVAALAVQRRRDEELLANAPDDFLDPIMSTLMLDPVTLPSSRTTVDRTTIARHLLSDQTDPFNRSPLSMDQVKSNTELKERIHKWIAEQRMKIAQTEPSTSES encoded by the exons atgtcAGATCCAAATAATCCATTTGCTGGTTTATTGGGAGTGTCAGAAGTAAAACCACCAAATGACAATGAATACAATGGGGATAACATACCAAagcaaattaatttcaagAAATCACAAGAGGATGAAGACTTGGAAACAGTTAATAGCATGGTGGaaaatgtatttcattttactaTCAACAATAAAGCTATTGATGGACCTTCATCAGATAGACAACTAGTGTTCTTGGAAGAGTTATCGCAAGTCATTGCTCCTAAGATTTACATAGACTTGGAAACATTAGAACAAGCACTGTTTGAGAGGTTGCTGCTACAAAATGTTGAGACACATGTTATACCTAAAACGAACAGAGCATGTAAAGAACATGTTGTGCAAAGTCAAGTGTTCCCATATTTGTTCAGTTCTTTGCAGAATTTGCAAAGTTATGAACAATTAAATTCAGCCACTGTACAGAATGCATTGACAAAAATGAGGGAgttaatatttagaaatgCCATAACTGCTTTGAAACAGCCGGCTCTGTTTGAAGACCAGGATTTCTCTTTGCAGCTTTATCAGTTGCTTCAACATGTAGATCCACAAAGTCATACATTTTTTGAAGATTTGGTGAAGGCTTTTGTGGCTGAAg gTGGAGAAGATTGCCAGAAACAATTGCAAGATGCCATGATTCCAGTTCTTAATAGAATAACACTACATGTTATGAAGTCAAACATAATTAATCTACCAATATATATACTCCCATGTGTACACTTATTTGCAA GCAACCCAAACCTGGCACCAATATTGATGGAGTCATGTGAACCAAAAGATGAAACAATAGGAAGACATTTTCAGAATTCTGTACTTGGCGCACTTCTTACTTTATCTGTGTTGCCTCCTAAACCAAATGCAACTTTCCAGTTCTTTGATGGTCCCTTGGATTCG GCAGGAACATCAATGATTGAGAATTCTATTTGGAATGCATCTTCACATTTGATCAACAATATGCACAAGATATTCCTGACGCTATTGAAGGGTGGGCCACAAATGAGGAACCGTTTACTGACCTGGATTGGTAAATGTCTTAAAGCTAATGTGGCTAGAGGAAAACTGTGGAATGTACAG GCCACCGAGATAAGTGGAGCAACATTGAATTGTGTGTCTGATGGGTTTATGTTGAACTTGGGCGCTGTACTGTTGCAGCTATGTCAACCATTTTGTAGCACTCCGGATGATCCTAAATCTCTCAAAATTGACCCAACATATGGAGCAGTGCCG CCAGAAGAATGTGCAGCTAAATCAGTGCATTTAGACTGCTTGCACAGTGAGACTTGTCTATTGCCACCGCGTGAGGACGAGAATAATCAGAGTATCAAAAGACCGACTGCGGATACTTACAATTTTGTTACCGAATGCTTCTTTATGACACAGAAATGTATTGACCTTG gtGTCCGTGTTTGTGCGGAGAAGCTGTGGCGCTTCGGCCAGGAGTTGGGGAGGACACAGCGTGCTTTGTCTGATGTTGCACCACATCTACTTGAGACTATGCGGCAAAGAGGACATCATCTTATGACCAA GTTCATGAGTCTCCGCTGCGCGCTGCTGGAGGCGGACATGCTGACCAACCTGCACAGGTTCCAGGCGATGACGTGCACGTGGCTGGTGCAGGTGGCCGCACGTACAGATGTACAGCCTGCGCACGCCGGCTACGCGCCGCTCACTCTCGTGCCCATACACATGCCGCTGCCTGCCCCGCCACCTGACACTTTGAG ATGTATCCCAGAGTTCGTGTTGGAGAATATAGTGGTGCTGATCTCTATGGCGCGGCGTACTGCGGGCGCCATCACTGAGGAGGCTGACGTGGTGGGACTGCTGCAGCCCGCACTCACGCTGGTCCTCGCCTTCATGGGAGATGCCACACGCACATATAACCCCCATCTTAG AGCGCGTTTAGCGGAGTGCTTGGAGGCGATGTTGCCTAACCATCCTGATGACCAGGTGCCGCTCAGCAACCTCGCATCTTTCTCCAGGGAACAGCTCTTCAAGGAGAACCCGCATCGGTTAcag TTGGTGCCGTGCCTGCTGGATGTGTTCGTGGGTATAGAGATGACGGGACAGAGCGTGCAGTTCGAGCAGAAGTTCAACTACCGCCGCCCCATGTACCTCGTCATGGAATTCCTCTGGACCATGGAGGAGCACAGGGACGCTTTCACGTAT CTGGCTCGCGAGGCAGAAGCGAACATGGAAGCGGTACACCCGCCGTTGTTCTTGCGCTTCGTCAATCTACTCATGAACGACGCCATCTTCCTGCTTGACGAGGCGCTCAATAACATGGCGCAGATACGCACGTTGCAGACCATGCA AGTATCAGGTGAATGGGAGACTCTATCTGTACAAGAACGAGAACAGCAACTCTCCAACCTCTCGCACATCGGCATGTTGGCGCGCTTCGACAACATACTCGGTCGTGACACTATACGTACTCTGGTGCGGCTGACTGCGCACGCGCCCTACGTCTTCTGTCATCCCACACTCGTGGACCGCATCGCATCCATGCTTAACTACTTCTTATTGCATCTAGTTGGAcctaataaaaagaattttaag GTGAAAGACCTGAAGGAGTACGAATTCGAGCCAGCTAATACTGTGATGGACATCTGCCGCATGTACGTAGAGTTGGGTAACAACGAGCGCTTCTGTGCCGCTGTCTCTGATGATGGCAGATGCTACTCGCCTCAGCTCTTCTCACTCGCTGAAACTGTACTAG TGCGTATTGGAGGTGGTGGTCTGATCAGCTCGCTGCAGGAGGTGGCGGGGCGTGTGGCCGCACTGGCTGTACAGCGTCGCCGCGATGAGGAGCTGCTGGCCAACGCACCTGATGACTTCCTGGACCCCATCATGAGCACACTCATGCTCGACCCTGTGACGCTGCCCAGCTCACGCACCACTGTCGACCGCACCACCATCGCCAG ACATCTCCTGAGCGATCAAACCGATCCATTCAACCGATCCCCGCTATCCATGGACCAAGTGAAATCCAACACCGAACTCAAGGAAAGAATCCATAAATGGATCGCAGAACAGAGAATGAAGATTGCTCAAACCGAACCCAGTACCTCGGAAtcttaa
- the LOC106717902 gene encoding glucocorticoid-induced transcript 1 protein isoform X2, whose protein sequence is MSGRVRKQSDCPVSKQGPMRATLPVSSVMKQSGGFKKNSGNSPTLSPTNVWRRISPDHALSGQRSPGAVNYKGKGRFGASVIRRTASLDTLYHKGQWSRDYYLHAGQLQVDKSTQTDEGGGASGRSSRGSEDDKLDRFLRSRLQRPHKTSASGDFSGNTMSPGFWSRFGTGGVPLRAARSSVEGLNQEIERIVLCPASGTQTPHLDRLRDKVTPEGHRAPLAELLRRSVNTQTPHDLCHTTHSSGGSVCSSPDLDGSKLGTSPQINRFLAREPPDGCEKVNLKAGEGAYTEAMMMKPSVAGFTLRPSLGSAFQPLQPAPTTPPSPPPTSSSPTH, encoded by the exons ATGTCTGGTCGTGTTCGGAAACAATCGGACTGTCCAGTCAGCAAGCAGGGGCCGATGAGAGCGACCCTGCCCGTGTCTTCAGTAATGAAACAGAGTGGtggatttaagaaaaattctGGAAATAGTCCGACACTGTCACCCACAAATGTTTGGCGTCGAATATCACCTGATCATGCACTTTCTGGTCAACGCAGCCCTGGTGCTGTCAACTACAAAG gtAAAGGAAGGTTTGGTGCAAGTGTAATCAGGCGCACAGCATCCCTTGATACTCTCTATCACAAAGGACAATGGTCTAGAGACTATTATCTGCATGCTGGTCAACTACAAGTTGATAAATCAACTCAA ACCGATGAAGGTGGTGGAGCATCTGGCCGTTCATCACGGGGTTCGGAGGATGATAAACTGGATCGCTTTCTGCGCAGTCGTCTCCAGAGACCTCACAAGACTTCTGCATCTGGAGACTTCTCTGGAAACACAATGAGCCCCGGATTTT GGTCTCGGTTTGGAACTGGTGGTGTACCGCTTAGGGCAGCTCGTTCATCAGTTGAGGGATTAAATCAAGAGATTGAACGGATTGTTCTATGCCCGGCCAGCGGCACTCAGACTCCACATCTTGATCGGCTACGAGATAAG GTGACACCGGAGGGCCATCGAGCCCCACTCGCGGAATTACTACGACGCTCCGTTAATACACAGACCCCACATGATCTCTGTCACACGACACATTCCTCAG GTGGCAGTGTTTGCTCATCTCCTGATCTTGATGGATCCAAGCTCGGTACTTCTCCGCAGATTAATCGTTTCTTGGCTCGTGAACCTCCCGATGGTTGTGAgaag GTGAATCTGAAGGCTGGCGAGGGCGCGTACACGGAGGCGATGATGATGAAGCCGAGTGTGGCGGGCTTCACGCTGCGACCATCACTCGGCTCCGCCTTCCAGCCGCTGCAGCCCGCCCCAACCACGCCCCCCTCTCCGCCCCCCACCTCCTCCTCACCCACACACTGA